CCCGTTGGCATTCTGCGACAGCACCTCAGTTAGTGATAGCGATATTGTGGTGGTTCACTATACGTCTGACCTTGCCTCGCAGACGTATAAGGGCTGCCTCCTACACTTCAATCCGGCTCAGCGTTGGTACTACTTTCCGGAAATGACTGCGGACGAGCTAATCCTTTTTAAGGGCTATGATTCTGAAGAGCATTGCAATCCGAAGGTCGCGCACTCGTCCTTCGACAATCGCCGTGCGCACCCAAGCGCAAAGCCGCGTCAGAGCATAGAGGCTCGCTTCTTCGTGTACTACGCCTGAACGGCCGAGATTTCGTCTGCCGTTTCAGTCGCCGCTCGCTCGGTGCACGGCTGGGGCATCCGCCGATCATGCTGCTGCGATAGTAGCTGGGGAATAAAGGCGATTCGGAAATGCGAAACGACCGCGACCCACCACCCCGGCCGGCTCTTCCGTGAAGAACCCAAGCTTCAGTTGGGGAAGAGATCTGATGGAGACTAACTCGGATTAGTCGTCCGATCTTTAATCGCGGGCGCGGTGTCAACCCCATAGACAAAAATGATTCACTGTCGGGTTCATGATTCTTTCCGCGGTCGTCTCTATGCAGGAGCGCCGCATGGTGACGTTCAAGAGGCGCGGTATCTCGATGTGAAGAGCGGTGCGCGTAACGCCTGCAGGGACGACTTCGAGATTGCCAACGCCTTCGTTCCAGCAGGGACGCATGTTCCGGCGAGGGCGCATCTGGATTTATTTTAGACCGGTTCATGCAGTGCGCATCTATGCCTTGAACTCGATGCCATCGGTCCAGATGGCATGGAGGATGACAGCCATTTTACGCGCGACCGCAACCTTCGCCCTTTTTGGCGCCGATGCGTTTTGCCAGCTTGCTGCCCCAGCGCTTGAGCGCAGAACCTCGTCTGACAACGGTCAGCAGGACGTTCGCGGCCTCGAACAGATAAGTTCGAACCTGGTGGTCGCCGCGTTTGGAGATGCGGCCAGTGCGATCGATCTCACTGGATTGATGACGTCTTGGTGTTAGGTCGAGATAGGCGCCAACGTCGGTGGAAAGTCTAAAGCGAGTGGGGGTGATCGATGGAAACGACGAAGGGCAGGGTGGTCTTGGGACCGATGCTAGGAACGGTCATCATTCGCCGAACAGCCTGGTCGC
This portion of the Bradyrhizobium diazoefficiens genome encodes:
- a CDS encoding transposase, producing MTPTRFRLSTDVGAYLDLTPRRHQSSEIDRTGRISKRGDHQVRTYLFEAANVLLTVVRRGSALKRWGSKLAKRIGAKKGEGCGRA